Proteins from a single region of Streptomyces griseiscabiei:
- a CDS encoding alpha/beta fold hydrolase yields the protein MRRHHRPLILGAAVTVGVLTATVIPSAAAPSADRTTPKPTVVLVHGAFADASGWSEVVSRLKAAGYPVVAPANPLRGLQSDAGYIAGLLGTIDGPKVVVGHSYGGAVITEAAASVPEVKALVYVAAFMPDKGELLSELAERFPGSELLPALEGLPDGAGHTDVAIKPDKFHEVFAGDLPRSQTSVLAVSQRPVSLAAFGSTAQAAAWRTIPSWSMVAKKDKTISPALERFQAKRAGSHTVEVNSSHVVMMSHPDKVAALIKSAARSTR from the coding sequence CCGCCGTCACGGTCGGCGTGCTCACCGCCACGGTCATCCCGTCGGCCGCCGCCCCCTCGGCCGACCGGACGACACCGAAGCCCACGGTCGTCCTGGTGCACGGCGCGTTCGCGGACGCCTCGGGCTGGTCCGAAGTGGTCTCACGGCTGAAAGCGGCGGGCTATCCGGTCGTCGCCCCGGCCAACCCGCTGCGGGGCCTGCAGTCGGACGCCGGGTACATCGCCGGGCTCCTCGGCACGATCGACGGCCCGAAGGTCGTCGTCGGGCACTCCTACGGCGGTGCCGTCATCACCGAGGCCGCCGCGTCCGTGCCCGAGGTGAAGGCCCTGGTGTACGTGGCGGCCTTCATGCCCGACAAGGGTGAGCTGCTGAGCGAACTGGCGGAGCGCTTCCCGGGTTCCGAACTGCTTCCGGCGCTGGAGGGGCTGCCGGACGGGGCCGGGCACACCGACGTGGCGATCAAACCCGACAAGTTCCACGAGGTGTTCGCCGGCGATCTGCCGCGTTCGCAGACCTCGGTGCTGGCGGTGTCCCAACGCCCGGTCAGCCTGGCGGCGTTCGGCTCCACCGCCCAGGCGGCGGCGTGGCGCACGATCCCGTCGTGGTCCATGGTCGCCAAGAAGGACAAGACGATCTCCCCCGCGCTGGAGAGGTTCCAGGCGAAGCGGGCGGGCTCGCACACCGTCGAGGTCAACTCCTCGCACGTGGTGATGATGTCCCACCCGGACAAGGTGGCCGCGCTGATCAAGTCGGCGGCGCGGTCCACTCGTTGA
- a CDS encoding glutaminase translates to MVIMTTTSSLAFQPVLDRIAEEIGRTPGRGRPADYIPALAARDPRSFGMAVAELDGTVYGVGDWREPFSTQSITKVFTLALDLAREGDELWEHVGREPSGNPFNSLVQLEYENGIPRNPFINAGALVVTDRLHTRSGDAAGELLAFLRAESGNPGLDFDPEIAASESAHGARNAALAHFMASYGNIDNPVPDLLDQYFRQCSLTASCADLALATGFLARHGVRADGGRLLTRSQAKQVNAVMLTCGTYDAAGEFAYRVGLPGKSGVGGGIIAVVPGRCTLCVWSPGLDERGNSVAGVAALDRFTTLTGLSIF, encoded by the coding sequence ATGGTGATCATGACAACGACGTCGTCCCTCGCCTTCCAGCCGGTCCTGGACCGCATCGCTGAGGAGATCGGGCGGACCCCGGGCCGCGGCCGTCCCGCCGACTACATCCCGGCGCTCGCGGCGCGCGACCCGCGCAGCTTCGGCATGGCCGTCGCGGAACTGGACGGCACGGTGTACGGCGTGGGGGACTGGCGGGAGCCGTTCTCCACACAGTCCATCACCAAGGTCTTCACCCTCGCGCTCGATCTGGCGCGTGAGGGTGACGAACTCTGGGAGCACGTGGGCCGCGAGCCCTCCGGCAACCCCTTCAACTCCCTGGTGCAGCTGGAGTACGAGAACGGCATCCCGCGCAATCCGTTCATCAACGCCGGCGCCCTCGTCGTCACCGACCGCCTCCACACCCGTAGCGGCGACGCGGCCGGTGAACTGCTGGCGTTCCTGCGGGCGGAGAGCGGCAACCCCGGCCTGGACTTCGACCCGGAGATCGCCGCCTCCGAGTCCGCCCACGGCGCCCGGAACGCCGCTCTCGCCCACTTCATGGCGTCGTACGGCAACATCGACAACCCGGTGCCGGACCTCCTCGACCAGTACTTCCGGCAGTGCTCGCTCACCGCGTCCTGCGCCGATCTCGCGCTGGCGACCGGCTTCCTGGCCCGGCACGGCGTCCGCGCCGACGGCGGGCGTCTGCTGACCCGCAGCCAGGCGAAGCAGGTCAACGCGGTGATGCTCACCTGTGGCACGTACGACGCGGCCGGTGAGTTCGCCTACCGCGTGGGCCTGCCCGGCAAGAGCGGGGTGGGCGGCGGCATCATCGCGGTCGTACCCGGCCGGTGCACGCTCTGCGTCTGGAGCCCGGGGCTGGACGAGCGGGGCAACTCGGTGGCGGGGGTGGCCGCCCTGGACCGGTTCACCACGCTCACCGGGCTGTCGATTTTCTGA
- the mptB gene encoding polyprenol phosphomannose-dependent alpha 1,6 mannosyltransferase MptB, protein MAFPVDLRRCQALGLAGSAFLALGGETAGALPVRELLSPTSGRGALGLVGVYFGVVLLIAAWALLGKVIRGPEPPTPRALLLVLAVWAAPLLLAPPLFSRDVYSYLAQGAMVDAHMDVYLHGPARLGGPLADEVAPMWRHTATPYGPVFLAMASGLSGLTEGRIPAGLIGMRLIALLGVALMAVALPRLARHSGADPAVALWLGALNPLVLLHLVAGAHNDALMLGLLGVGLVLARGRRYPLGVVLVTLAALVKAPAALGLLALVVMRGRTGRIRTTAVCLAVAATTTAAVTALAGTGYGWIAALRTPVSPQNWSPTSVLGRATGTLLHDLGSDLAPLALPAWRAAGLLLTGAVVLYIWLRLRPGPVYALGLSLAVVAALGPAIRPWYALWGLFLIAAAARDTSVQHRVAAASAVLALAVLPSGYPADTEQLVLAVCGGVLAVVVLWQAEQASRAPVLERTA, encoded by the coding sequence ATCGCTTTCCCCGTCGACCTCCGCCGCTGCCAGGCGCTCGGCCTGGCCGGATCCGCCTTTCTCGCCCTGGGAGGTGAGACCGCCGGTGCCCTGCCGGTCCGGGAACTGCTGTCCCCGACCTCCGGACGCGGCGCCCTGGGCCTGGTCGGCGTCTACTTCGGTGTCGTCCTGCTGATAGCGGCCTGGGCCCTGCTGGGGAAGGTGATACGCGGCCCGGAGCCCCCGACGCCCCGCGCCCTGCTCCTCGTCCTGGCGGTCTGGGCGGCACCCCTGCTGCTCGCGCCCCCGCTGTTCAGCCGGGACGTCTACAGCTACCTCGCCCAGGGCGCCATGGTCGACGCGCACATGGACGTCTACCTCCACGGCCCGGCCCGGCTCGGCGGCCCGCTCGCCGACGAGGTCGCCCCGATGTGGCGGCACACGGCCACCCCGTACGGCCCGGTCTTCCTCGCCATGGCCTCCGGGCTCTCCGGGCTGACGGAGGGACGGATACCGGCGGGGCTCATCGGGATGCGGCTGATCGCCCTGCTCGGGGTCGCCCTGATGGCCGTGGCACTGCCCCGGCTCGCCCGGCACAGCGGAGCCGACCCGGCCGTCGCCCTCTGGCTCGGCGCCCTCAACCCGCTGGTGCTGCTGCACCTGGTGGCCGGCGCCCACAACGACGCGCTGATGCTGGGCCTGCTGGGCGTCGGGCTGGTGCTCGCCCGGGGCCGCCGATACCCCCTCGGCGTCGTCCTCGTCACCCTCGCCGCCCTGGTCAAGGCCCCGGCCGCGCTGGGCCTGCTGGCGCTGGTCGTGATGCGCGGCCGTACCGGACGGATCCGCACGACCGCGGTCTGTCTGGCCGTCGCGGCGACCACCACGGCGGCCGTCACCGCCCTCGCCGGCACCGGATACGGCTGGATCGCCGCCCTGCGCACCCCCGTCTCCCCGCAGAACTGGTCACCCACCAGCGTCCTCGGCCGCGCCACCGGCACCCTCCTGCACGACCTCGGCAGCGACCTCGCCCCCCTCGCCCTCCCGGCCTGGCGGGCGGCCGGACTCCTGCTGACCGGTGCCGTCGTCCTGTACATATGGCTGCGGCTGAGACCCGGCCCGGTGTACGCGCTCGGCCTCAGCCTGGCCGTCGTGGCGGCGCTGGGCCCCGCGATCCGCCCCTGGTACGCCCTGTGGGGCCTGTTCCTGATCGCGGCAGCCGCCCGGGACACCTCCGTGCAGCACCGGGTCGCCGCCGCCAGCGCGGTGCTCGCGCTCGCCGTCCTGCCGAGCGGCTACCCGGCGGACACCGAACAGCTCGTCCTCGCGGTGTGCGGGGGCGTCCTCGCGGTGGTCGTGCTCTGGCAGGCCGAACAGGCCTCCCGGGCACCGGTCCTGGAGAGGACGGCATGA
- the rho gene encoding transcription termination factor Rho, which produces MTTTTLERTSTDRQPPARVTGVLEIAQGGQGHLRVERGLPTPSDPQVPAALIRRYGLRKGDTIEGVRDARRALTEVERINGRTPQELRDRPHFRDLTPLHPRTRLRLEHPASGLTGRLVDLVAPVGKGQRGLIVAPPKTGKTVLLQQVAAAVAANHPEAHLMVVLLDERPEEVTDMRRSVRGEVYASTFDRSPKQHIALAELVVERAKRLVEQGEDVVILLDSLTRLCRAHNNAAASGGRTLSGGVDAAALQGPKRLFGAARQTEEAGSLTILATALVETGSRADNFFFEELKGTGNMELRLDRALADKRVFPAVDITPSGTRREELLLTPGELTTVRGLRRALLQREGQANLETLLERLRATPDNAAFLRQTRPTLPSA; this is translated from the coding sequence ATGACCACCACCACACTCGAACGCACTTCCACAGACCGGCAGCCTCCGGCCCGGGTCACCGGTGTCCTGGAGATCGCGCAGGGCGGGCAGGGACACCTGCGCGTCGAGCGCGGACTGCCCACCCCCTCCGACCCCCAGGTCCCCGCCGCGCTGATCCGCCGGTACGGCCTGCGCAAGGGCGACACGATCGAGGGCGTCCGTGACGCCCGGCGCGCCCTCACCGAGGTCGAGCGGATCAACGGCCGCACGCCCCAAGAGCTGCGCGACCGCCCGCACTTCCGTGACCTCACCCCGCTGCACCCGCGGACGCGGCTGCGCCTCGAACACCCGGCGAGCGGTCTGACGGGCCGTCTGGTCGACCTCGTGGCCCCCGTCGGCAAGGGCCAGCGCGGGCTGATCGTGGCCCCGCCGAAGACCGGCAAGACCGTGCTGCTCCAGCAGGTGGCCGCCGCGGTCGCCGCCAACCACCCCGAGGCGCACCTCATGGTGGTACTGCTCGACGAACGGCCCGAGGAGGTGACCGACATGCGGCGCTCCGTGCGGGGCGAGGTGTACGCCTCGACGTTCGACCGGTCCCCCAAGCAGCACATCGCGCTCGCCGAACTCGTCGTCGAGCGCGCCAAGCGGCTCGTCGAACAGGGCGAGGACGTCGTGATCCTGCTGGACTCCCTGACCCGGCTGTGCCGGGCCCACAACAACGCGGCCGCGTCCGGCGGCCGCACCCTCAGCGGCGGGGTCGACGCCGCCGCGCTGCAGGGCCCCAAGCGGCTCTTCGGCGCCGCCCGGCAGACCGAGGAGGCGGGCTCCCTCACCATCCTGGCCACGGCCCTGGTGGAGACCGGGTCCCGTGCCGACAACTTCTTCTTCGAGGAGCTGAAGGGCACCGGCAACATGGAACTCCGGCTGGACCGCGCCCTCGCCGACAAGCGGGTCTTCCCCGCCGTCGACATCACCCCCTCCGGCACCCGCCGCGAGGAACTCCTGCTGACTCCGGGCGAGTTGACGACCGTACGGGGGCTGCGCCGGGCCCTGCTCCAGCGCGAGGGGCAGGCGAACCTGGAGACGCTCCTGGAGCGGCTGCGCGCCACCCCGGACAACGCCGCCTTCCTGCGGCAGACGCGGCCCACGCTGCCGTCGGCGTGA
- a CDS encoding alkaline phosphatase family protein: MSLFTRSSTPPDTDETSKEPTEEAATPVRRWRRYRTAIQRYRTALREKYPVAARSVSWGITALAAALVFFALLMPGQPEYFVVRQFLRLPVEPILAAALLMALPRRPRLIAAVVIGVGLAALVVVKSLDIGFNQFLGRGFNVVLDWGLLDDAESYVKDTLGATGARVAVVGLVFLVALVFVVMSLAVVRLVNLLVRHRDRATRGTIVAGAVWITCAALGLTPLENTAFASRNTIGFVQDRWGRIQETLRDEAAFAQEAKKDRFADVPGDQLLTGLRGKDVMIAFIESYGRAALEDPAIAPGVDAALDEEGEALTEAGFAAKSGWLTSATYGGSSWLGHSTFLTGLWIDNQSRYRTVTAGERLTLPGAFAKTDAWRTVGVVPGVQYNWPEGDFYGFDKVYDSRDVGYQGPKFSWSTMPDQYALTAFERLEAAKKGGKPLMSEIILTSSHQPWAPLPKMVGWDEVGDGSVYKDIEKAGKDPADVFTDPVKVKEEYGKSVQYSVHSLLQYVRKYGDENTVLVFLGDHQPMASVSGNGASHDVPVTIVAHDPKVLDRIDDWGWSDGLRPGDDAPVWRMDSFRDRFLTAYGEEPNAAGSPKPTPKPESKSKP, translated from the coding sequence GTGTCGCTCTTCACGCGCTCCAGCACACCACCCGACACGGACGAGACGAGCAAGGAGCCGACCGAGGAGGCCGCTACCCCGGTCCGCCGATGGCGGCGGTACCGGACGGCGATCCAGCGGTACCGCACGGCCCTCCGGGAGAAGTACCCGGTCGCCGCGCGGAGCGTGTCGTGGGGGATCACCGCACTCGCCGCCGCCCTGGTGTTCTTCGCCCTGCTCATGCCGGGCCAGCCCGAGTACTTCGTCGTCCGGCAGTTCCTGCGGCTGCCCGTGGAGCCGATCCTCGCCGCCGCCCTGCTGATGGCACTGCCCCGCCGGCCGCGGCTGATCGCGGCGGTCGTCATCGGGGTGGGCCTGGCCGCCCTGGTCGTCGTGAAGTCGCTGGACATCGGCTTCAACCAATTCCTCGGCCGCGGCTTCAACGTGGTCCTCGACTGGGGACTCCTGGACGACGCCGAGTCGTACGTCAAGGACACCCTCGGTGCCACGGGCGCGCGGGTCGCCGTGGTCGGCCTGGTGTTCCTGGTGGCGCTGGTGTTCGTCGTCATGTCCCTGGCGGTGGTACGGCTGGTGAACCTGCTGGTCCGCCACCGGGACCGGGCGACCCGGGGCACGATCGTCGCCGGCGCCGTGTGGATCACCTGTGCGGCGCTCGGTCTGACGCCCCTGGAGAACACGGCGTTCGCCTCCCGGAACACCATCGGTTTCGTGCAGGACCGCTGGGGCCGGATCCAGGAGACGCTGCGGGACGAGGCCGCGTTCGCCCAGGAGGCCAAGAAGGACAGGTTCGCCGACGTGCCCGGCGATCAGCTGCTGACCGGGCTGCGCGGCAAGGACGTCATGATCGCCTTCATCGAGAGCTACGGCCGCGCCGCCCTGGAGGACCCGGCCATCGCGCCCGGCGTGGACGCCGCGCTCGACGAGGAGGGCGAGGCGCTGACCGAGGCCGGGTTCGCGGCGAAGAGCGGCTGGCTGACCTCCGCGACGTACGGCGGCAGCAGCTGGCTCGGCCACTCCACGTTCCTGACCGGCCTGTGGATCGACAACCAGAGCCGCTACCGCACGGTCACCGCCGGCGAACGCCTCACCCTGCCCGGCGCCTTCGCCAAGACGGACGCCTGGCGCACGGTCGGGGTCGTGCCCGGCGTCCAGTACAACTGGCCCGAGGGCGACTTCTACGGCTTCGACAAGGTCTACGACTCCCGCGATGTCGGCTACCAGGGGCCCAAGTTCAGCTGGTCGACCATGCCCGACCAGTACGCCCTCACCGCGTTCGAGCGTCTGGAGGCCGCCAAGAAGGGCGGCAAACCGCTGATGTCGGAGATCATCCTGACCTCCAGCCACCAGCCGTGGGCGCCGCTGCCGAAGATGGTCGGCTGGGACGAGGTCGGCGACGGCTCGGTCTACAAGGACATCGAGAAGGCGGGCAAGGACCCGGCCGATGTGTTCACCGACCCCGTCAAGGTCAAGGAGGAGTACGGCAAGTCCGTCCAGTACTCGGTGCACAGCCTGCTGCAGTACGTGCGGAAGTACGGCGACGAGAACACCGTGCTGGTCTTCCTGGGCGACCACCAGCCCATGGCGAGCGTCAGCGGCAACGGCGCGAGTCATGACGTACCGGTCACCATCGTCGCCCACGACCCGAAGGTCCTCGACCGGATCGACGACTGGGGCTGGTCGGACGGACTGCGGCCCGGTGACGACGCCCCGGTCTGGCGCATGGACTCCTTCCGCGACCGGTTCCTCACCGCGTACGGCGAGGAGCCGAACGCGGCCGGTTCGCCGAAGCCGACGCCGAAGCCGGAGTCGAAGTCGAAGCCGTAG
- a CDS encoding alpha-amylase family glycosyl hydrolase, translating into MTSFRPAPTWLADAVFYQIYPQSFADSDGDGIGDFAGITDHLDHLSWLGVDTVWLNPCFVSPFRDAGYDVADYLTVAPRYGSDADLAALVEEAGRRGIRILLDLVAGHTSVDHPWFRASADDPDDHRYIWTAEGRPEGFVDSPGTRPGAYLPNFFDSQPALNFGYARGNPDEPWRLPVDADGPRANRRALRTVMDHWLRLGLSGFRVDMAASLVKDDPDKAGTTRVWRELRHWLDSAHPDAVLLAEWGEPEVSIPAGFHADFFLHFGGPTDGLALRSLWNNGTGTVHENWDPLDCFFDADGTGSPRPFVEAWRQASTAVDGTGVISLPTANHDFSRLNCGPRTADQLPAAFAFQLTWPTLPAIYYGDEIGMRYVPDLPDKEGSVLGPRYNRAGSRTPMQWDGTPNAGFSTADPGRLYLPLDPSPDRPTVAAQRADDSSLLHLVRRLVALRRRSPELGSGGSTEVLHLGHPFVYLRGGRYLVVVNPQRNEVRWPYASAVGHQVEGQGVEITDGTVTARGFGYGIFQLDG; encoded by the coding sequence ATGACTTCGTTCCGTCCCGCCCCGACCTGGCTGGCCGACGCCGTCTTCTACCAGATCTATCCGCAGTCCTTCGCCGACTCCGACGGGGACGGCATCGGGGACTTCGCCGGGATCACCGACCACCTCGACCATCTGTCCTGGCTGGGCGTCGACACCGTCTGGCTCAACCCGTGCTTCGTCTCGCCGTTCCGTGACGCCGGGTACGACGTCGCCGACTATCTGACCGTCGCCCCGCGCTACGGCTCCGACGCCGACCTGGCGGCGCTGGTCGAGGAGGCGGGCCGCCGGGGCATCCGGATCCTGCTGGACCTCGTCGCCGGGCACACCTCCGTGGACCACCCGTGGTTCCGGGCCTCCGCCGACGACCCGGACGACCACCGCTACATCTGGACGGCGGAGGGCCGCCCCGAGGGGTTCGTGGACTCCCCCGGCACCCGCCCGGGGGCCTACCTCCCCAACTTCTTCGACTCGCAGCCCGCCCTCAACTTCGGCTACGCGCGCGGGAATCCGGACGAGCCGTGGCGGCTGCCGGTCGACGCCGACGGCCCGCGCGCCAACCGCCGCGCCCTGCGTACGGTCATGGACCACTGGCTGCGTCTCGGTCTGTCCGGCTTCCGTGTCGACATGGCCGCGTCGCTCGTCAAGGACGACCCGGACAAGGCCGGGACCACCCGTGTCTGGAGGGAGCTGCGGCACTGGCTGGACAGCGCCCACCCGGACGCCGTGCTGCTCGCCGAGTGGGGTGAGCCGGAGGTGTCGATCCCGGCGGGGTTCCACGCCGACTTCTTCCTCCACTTCGGCGGCCCCACCGACGGCCTCGCCCTGCGCTCGCTGTGGAACAACGGCACAGGCACGGTCCACGAGAACTGGGACCCCCTCGACTGCTTCTTCGACGCCGACGGCACCGGCTCACCGCGTCCCTTCGTCGAGGCCTGGCGGCAGGCGTCCACCGCCGTGGACGGTACGGGCGTCATCTCCCTGCCCACCGCCAACCACGACTTCTCCCGCCTCAACTGCGGCCCCCGTACGGCCGACCAGCTCCCCGCCGCCTTCGCCTTCCAGCTGACCTGGCCGACGCTCCCGGCGATCTACTACGGCGACGAGATCGGCATGCGCTACGTCCCGGACCTGCCCGACAAGGAGGGCAGCGTCCTCGGCCCCCGCTACAACCGCGCGGGCTCCCGCACCCCCATGCAGTGGGACGGCACCCCGAACGCGGGCTTCTCCACCGCGGACCCCGGCCGCCTCTACCTCCCCCTCGACCCCTCCCCCGACCGCCCGACCGTCGCCGCCCAACGTGCCGACGACAGCTCGCTCCTCCACCTCGTACGCCGTCTCGTCGCCCTGCGCAGGCGCTCCCCCGAGCTGGGCTCCGGCGGCTCGACGGAGGTGCTGCACCTGGGCCACCCGTTCGTGTACCTACGGGGCGGACGGTATCTGGTGGTGGTCAACCCCCAGCGGAACGAGGTGCGGTGGCCGTACGCATCCGCCGTCGGGCACCAGGTGGAGGGGCAGGGCGTGGAGATCACGGACGGCACGGTCACCGCGCGGGGCTTCGGGTACGGGATCTTCCAGCTGGACGGGTAG
- a CDS encoding class I SAM-dependent methyltransferase: MFTPQGPSLRELAVQALSSVEHGYDLLAPKFDHTPFRTPDSILEAVEAALASMGPFEHGLDLCCGTGAGMEVLREVCRESVTGVDISAGMLAVGRERLGSGTTAGSPDAGAPGGPRVSWVRGDALALPFASAFDLVVSFGAFGHFVPEQLPGLFSEAHSALRPGGRFAFPLPAPAPPRSPWYWAALGFDTAMRVRNAVWRPPFVMYYRPFRLGVVRPELERAGFEVELHALPEFGRRPDGSPRCRMVVATRKG, encoded by the coding sequence ATGTTCACCCCGCAAGGCCCCAGCCTCCGCGAACTCGCCGTTCAGGCGCTCTCCTCCGTCGAACACGGCTACGACCTGCTCGCGCCCAAGTTCGACCACACCCCGTTCCGTACGCCGGACTCGATCCTGGAGGCGGTCGAGGCGGCGCTGGCGTCGATGGGCCCGTTCGAGCACGGCCTCGACCTCTGCTGCGGTACCGGGGCAGGGATGGAGGTGCTGCGCGAGGTCTGCCGGGAGAGCGTCACCGGTGTCGACATCAGCGCCGGGATGCTGGCGGTGGGCCGGGAGCGGCTGGGCTCCGGCACCACCGCGGGATCACCGGACGCGGGAGCCCCCGGCGGCCCCCGGGTCTCCTGGGTGCGCGGCGACGCCCTCGCCCTGCCCTTCGCCTCCGCCTTCGACCTGGTGGTCAGCTTCGGCGCGTTCGGGCACTTCGTGCCGGAGCAGTTGCCGGGCCTGTTCTCCGAGGCGCACTCCGCGCTGCGGCCCGGCGGTCGGTTCGCGTTCCCGCTGCCGGCGCCCGCCCCGCCCCGCTCCCCCTGGTACTGGGCGGCCCTGGGCTTCGACACGGCGATGCGGGTGCGCAACGCGGTCTGGCGGCCGCCGTTCGTCATGTACTACCGGCCGTTCCGCCTCGGCGTCGTACGGCCGGAGCTGGAACGCGCCGGTTTCGAGGTGGAGTTGCACGCGCTGCCCGAGTTCGGGCGGCGGCCCGACGGCAGCCCGCGCTGCCGGATGGTGGTGGCCACCCGCAAGGGCTGA
- a CDS encoding D-alanyl-D-alanine carboxypeptidase family protein: MTIGFSFRVPRLARVAVCCSAVCALGALAVATNPQATGPRIAAGPQDAKALRQPSSLYRPGTQVRPRAGAPRVPQDLSAVSWLVADAGSGAVLAAHDSHRKLPPASTLKTLFALTVLPGLPAGLKHTVKAEELAGIGAGSSLVGVQENRTYSVADLWRGVFLSSGNDAVRVLASLNGGWKATTEQMQDKARALGARDTHVVSPDGYDAPGQVSSAYDLAVFGRAGLRNAEFAGYCATATAKFPAGGWSYGIQNTNRLLTGAGVERYPGLIGVKNGYTSNAGNTLIAAAKREGRTLVVTVMRPSGGGHAVYEEARSLLDWGFRAAGRVDAVGSLLPPRPAAAPQAAAPGSPAVGARTPEATAPGWPVAGAITGAAGFGAVAVALTLRFRNGRFARG; encoded by the coding sequence ATGACCATCGGATTCTCATTCCGCGTGCCTCGTCTTGCCCGGGTCGCCGTCTGCTGCTCCGCCGTCTGCGCGCTCGGGGCACTGGCCGTCGCGACGAACCCGCAAGCCACCGGCCCCCGGATCGCGGCGGGCCCGCAGGACGCCAAGGCCCTACGGCAGCCGTCGTCGCTGTACCGGCCGGGGACCCAGGTACGGCCACGGGCCGGGGCGCCCCGGGTGCCGCAGGACCTCTCGGCGGTGTCGTGGCTGGTGGCCGACGCCGGCAGCGGGGCGGTGCTCGCCGCACACGACTCCCATCGCAAGCTGCCGCCGGCGAGCACCCTGAAGACCCTGTTCGCGCTCACCGTGCTGCCGGGCCTCCCGGCGGGCCTGAAGCACACCGTGAAGGCCGAGGAACTGGCCGGGATCGGCGCCGGGAGCAGCCTGGTCGGTGTGCAGGAGAACCGCACGTACAGCGTCGCCGACCTGTGGCGCGGCGTCTTCCTCAGCTCGGGCAACGACGCCGTACGCGTTCTGGCCTCCCTCAACGGCGGCTGGAAGGCCACCACCGAGCAGATGCAGGACAAGGCCCGCGCCCTGGGCGCCCGGGACACCCATGTCGTCTCGCCCGACGGGTACGACGCGCCCGGCCAGGTGTCGTCCGCGTACGACCTGGCGGTGTTCGGGCGGGCCGGGCTGCGCAACGCGGAGTTCGCCGGGTACTGCGCCACGGCCACCGCGAAGTTCCCGGCGGGCGGCTGGTCGTACGGCATCCAGAACACCAACCGGCTGCTCACCGGCGCCGGGGTCGAGCGCTATCCGGGGCTGATCGGGGTCAAGAACGGCTACACCAGCAACGCGGGCAACACCCTGATCGCCGCCGCGAAGCGGGAAGGGCGCACCCTCGTCGTGACGGTGATGCGCCCCTCGGGCGGTGGCCACGCCGTGTACGAGGAGGCGCGCTCCCTGCTCGACTGGGGTTTCCGGGCCGCCGGGCGGGTGGACGCCGTGGGCTCGCTGCTGCCGCCGCGCCCGGCGGCGGCCCCTCAGGCCGCCGCCCCCGGGTCGCCGGCCGTCGGCGCGCGGACGCCCGAGGCCACCGCCCCCGGCTGGCCGGTGGCGGGCGCGATCACGGGCGCCGCCGGGTTCGGCGCGGTGGCCGTGGCGCTGACGCTGCGGTTCAGGAACGGCCGGTTCGCGCGCGGCTGA